One Alkalicoccus halolimnae DNA segment encodes these proteins:
- a CDS encoding HTH-type transcriptional regulator Hpr, with protein MDQEPVQSMKQSIMFSHKIAQLSKALWKSIEKDWQAWIKPFDLNINEHHILWIAYHLEGASISDIAKFGVMHVSTAFNFSKKLEERGLLTFSKRANDKRNTYVYLTSKGEELLLETFKSYNPDTYSVYTGSLPIKELYGKFPEFSELISIVKHVYGPDFIQIFEKSMHKFEEDFTEIDGELIPIPKNRTPSSLDT; from the coding sequence ATGGACCAGGAACCGGTGCAGTCGATGAAGCAGTCTATCATGTTCAGTCATAAAATTGCCCAGTTGAGCAAAGCACTTTGGAAATCTATTGAAAAAGACTGGCAGGCATGGATTAAACCTTTCGACTTAAATATTAACGAACATCATATTTTGTGGATTGCCTACCATCTGGAAGGCGCCTCAATTTCTGATATTGCTAAATTTGGGGTGATGCACGTTTCTACCGCATTCAATTTCTCAAAAAAGCTGGAGGAACGGGGACTCTTAACATTTTCTAAACGCGCAAATGATAAACGCAATACGTATGTTTATTTAACATCAAAAGGGGAAGAACTTCTACTGGAAACATTTAAAAGCTATAATCCTGACACATACAGCGTCTACACAGGTTCTCTGCCTATTAAAGAACTTTATGGGAAGTTCCCGGAATTTTCGGAACTGATAAGTATTGTAAAGCACGTTTATGGACCTGATTTCATTCAAATTTTTGAGAAGTCCATGCATAAGTTTGAAGAAGATTTCACAGAAATTGACGGGGAACTTATTCCCATACCGAAAAACAGAACCCCCTCCTCCCTGGATACATAA
- a CDS encoding ABC transporter permease: MNEVLKLWNTRRQEYWITAVKYLRLIGNSGFLFTIYLLFLFGSYYYGRFLEWLPETFPAVSFFTIIFAWMAARGRVRTFTKQADLVFLLPMEKRMKPYFRSSFRYSWFMESVWLTLALLVLAPLFTDRIAFGGEPFFIVLASLLLLKGWNLAASFEEQRIQGENLYRVHKWGRFLINGSVLYILFSTLSIPATAAAGVVLLLLHVLYFSRIQGTLQWQRLIEIESNTVRTFYRVANNFTDVPHLKESIKERKWIAWVTNGVSYGQRNVYKYLFGRAFFRSGDYFGIFVRLTLIGMLFLYAVDLVWGMWLMAALFSYMTVLQMETLGNHFRLSQMPDLYPVGKRTLTAGLQYWLVLLGSVQTVLFAGITAGNMTAALPVLVITGGIYAYVIFFRVPAKYETE; this comes from the coding sequence ATGAATGAAGTACTGAAGCTGTGGAATACGAGGCGTCAGGAATACTGGATTACTGCTGTGAAGTACCTGCGGCTGATCGGAAACAGTGGATTTTTATTCACAATATATCTGCTCTTTCTTTTCGGGAGCTACTACTATGGAAGGTTTTTGGAGTGGCTTCCTGAAACATTCCCTGCCGTCAGTTTTTTCACCATTATTTTTGCCTGGATGGCGGCAAGGGGGCGCGTGAGAACATTTACAAAGCAGGCAGACCTTGTGTTCCTGCTCCCGATGGAAAAAAGAATGAAGCCATATTTTCGTTCTTCTTTCCGGTACAGCTGGTTTATGGAATCAGTTTGGCTGACTCTGGCCCTTTTAGTATTAGCTCCGCTTTTCACGGACCGAATTGCTTTTGGGGGAGAACCCTTTTTTATAGTACTGGCTTCGCTCCTCCTTTTGAAAGGTTGGAATTTAGCTGCCTCTTTTGAAGAACAGCGTATCCAGGGGGAAAACCTTTACCGGGTTCATAAGTGGGGGAGATTTCTTATTAATGGAAGTGTCCTGTATATTTTGTTTTCCACTCTTTCCATTCCAGCAACAGCAGCAGCAGGCGTTGTATTGCTGCTCCTGCATGTCTTATATTTCAGCCGTATCCAGGGGACACTTCAATGGCAGAGGCTGATCGAAATTGAAAGTAATACCGTACGAACGTTTTACCGTGTTGCGAACAACTTTACAGATGTACCTCATTTAAAAGAAAGCATTAAAGAGAGAAAGTGGATTGCCTGGGTAACCAATGGCGTGTCCTACGGCCAGAGAAATGTCTATAAGTATTTATTCGGGCGTGCGTTCTTTCGTTCCGGGGACTACTTCGGAATTTTTGTGAGGCTGACTTTAATTGGCATGCTGTTTCTTTATGCTGTGGATCTTGTTTGGGGAATGTGGCTGATGGCTGCTCTGTTCAGTTATATGACCGTGCTGCAGATGGAAACACTCGGAAATCATTTTCGTTTAAGCCAGATGCCTGATCTTTACCCCGTAGGGAAGCGGACGCTGACAGCTGGTCTGCAGTACTGGCTTGTTCTTCTTGGAAGCGTCCAAACGGTTTTATTCGCAGGAATAACTGCTGGTAATATGACAGCGGCTCTGCCGGTTCTTGTCATTACCGGAGGAATTTACGCTTATGTTATTTTCTTCAGGGTTCCTGCTAAATACGAGACTGAATAA
- a CDS encoding DUF3267 domain-containing protein gives MNCLKTVSVAKEIGKTRMWFLSSLVMLAYFLIFFTGFQTFGYQTALVDAGFSALFACMITIVPAHLLLHCLPIWITGKKARCGYRRSQWPFFYYSVQQPISKNLSMISTASPAVIVTLASVALAVAFPAYTHYIAIVSAINFGLSTYDYFAFKQMMNAPNESLIEENRTGFHVIRAVPEQAEPQVK, from the coding sequence ATGAACTGCCTGAAAACTGTTTCTGTTGCAAAAGAAATTGGAAAAACACGTATGTGGTTTTTATCTTCACTGGTAATGCTTGCATACTTCCTGATATTTTTCACTGGATTTCAAACGTTTGGGTATCAGACCGCATTGGTCGATGCTGGTTTTTCAGCTTTATTTGCCTGTATGATTACTATAGTACCTGCACATTTGCTGCTGCACTGCTTACCCATATGGATCACGGGTAAAAAAGCCCGCTGTGGCTACCGCCGTTCCCAGTGGCCATTTTTCTATTATTCTGTCCAGCAGCCGATATCTAAAAATCTAAGTATGATTTCCACCGCTTCACCAGCTGTCATCGTCACATTAGCATCCGTCGCTCTTGCAGTAGCTTTCCCTGCTTATACTCATTATATCGCTATTGTATCAGCAATTAACTTTGGCTTAAGTACGTATGATTATTTTGCTTTTAAACAAATGATGAACGCTCCAAATGAATCGCTTATTGAAGAAAACCGTACTGGCTTCCATGTGATCCGGGCGGTACCGGAACAAGCGGAGCCTCAAGTAAAATAA
- a CDS encoding ABC transporter ATP-binding protein, translated as MKHLLTLNNVNGGYQRTKPVLHDVSFSVNRSEIVGLIGLNGAGKSTSIKHILGLMQPFQGSVEVNGSTIAGDPDAYRRQIAYIPETPLLYEELTLWEHLEVTAMAYDIKEEVFKERAEALLKEFRMTRMKHWFPDHFSKGMRQKVMIMSAFLLEPELYIADEPFVGLDPVGIKSFLERMQQMRDKGCGILMSTHILSTAEKYCDRFVFLNEGRVLMEGTMKELQEQASMPGADLDDIYVAVTEERRYE; from the coding sequence ATGAAACATTTGCTTACATTGAACAATGTAAATGGAGGATATCAGCGTACAAAGCCGGTTTTACATGATGTCTCTTTTTCTGTAAACCGGAGTGAAATAGTAGGACTGATTGGTTTAAATGGAGCAGGAAAGAGCACTTCTATTAAACATATACTCGGCTTAATGCAGCCTTTCCAGGGATCGGTCGAGGTCAATGGAAGTACGATCGCCGGGGACCCGGATGCCTACCGCAGGCAGATTGCCTACATACCGGAAACGCCGCTTCTCTATGAAGAATTGACATTGTGGGAACATCTGGAAGTAACTGCTATGGCTTATGATATAAAGGAAGAGGTTTTTAAAGAACGCGCGGAAGCTTTATTAAAGGAATTTCGCATGACCAGAATGAAACATTGGTTTCCGGATCATTTTTCTAAAGGAATGCGGCAGAAAGTGATGATTATGAGTGCTTTTCTGCTCGAACCCGAATTATATATAGCTGATGAACCTTTTGTAGGTCTTGATCCAGTCGGAATTAAATCTTTTCTGGAAAGAATGCAGCAGATGCGAGATAAAGGCTGCGGTATTTTGATGTCGACCCATATTTTATCTACAGCTGAAAAATACTGCGATCGCTTTGTATTCTTAAACGAGGGACGGGTCCTGATGGAAGGGACTATGAAAGAACTGCAGGAACAGGCTTCCATGCCGGGAGCTGATCTGGACGATATATATGTAGCAGTTACGGAGGAAAGGCGGTATGAATGA
- a CDS encoding YpmS family protein — MNKWKAAFFVLSGVILLTAAGGWLWINQALQSDTEEVFTAPDRSEVGGPSFIVSSSREDADAWLQRELEEENLEDFELIIDDAVYFQSTITALGLDIPVEVRFNPEVTEDGNIWLREDGFQVGLVELPSSRIFTLIGDNVDLPEWISVVGEESSLYMDLRELDTEEYVIQARELDLEENNIEFQITAAE; from the coding sequence ATGAATAAATGGAAAGCAGCTTTTTTCGTACTTTCAGGTGTGATTTTACTTACGGCAGCCGGCGGATGGCTGTGGATTAATCAGGCTCTGCAGTCGGACACAGAAGAGGTGTTTACCGCACCTGACAGATCCGAAGTGGGAGGACCTTCCTTTATCGTTTCCTCTTCCCGGGAAGATGCAGATGCGTGGCTTCAGAGAGAACTGGAGGAGGAGAATTTGGAAGACTTCGAGCTGATAATAGACGATGCGGTGTACTTTCAAAGTACGATCACGGCCCTCGGTCTGGATATACCTGTAGAAGTTAGATTTAATCCGGAAGTGACAGAGGACGGAAATATTTGGCTTAGGGAAGATGGTTTTCAAGTAGGTTTAGTCGAGCTTCCATCTTCAAGAATATTTACGCTTATAGGAGATAACGTCGATCTTCCGGAATGGATAAGTGTTGTCGGTGAAGAATCGTCGCTGTATATGGATTTAAGAGAACTGGATACGGAGGAGTATGTTATTCAGGCAAGAGAGCTCGACCTGGAGGAAAACAATATTGAATTCCAAATTACTGCTGCTGAATAA
- a CDS encoding ATP-binding protein, with protein MKLEHIRIDSFGKWQNCSWEMDGSLLFFGHNETGKSTIMQFIESVLFGFKTINKGAGGALTFTDARGRWHLERFQGRIKAGDVKVALNGESSDLKTFLQGIDTAAFRYMYRIDLEHLRLMQESDPEEVNRRLFDTSLTGITSLFKHQEKVQKRAQDLYKPRGRKTEINRLVKDIDGTSDQLREWNKKLDQYGIIQERIKDFEEQINSVKAREAETAEQLKEEESKELLRPLLAEWQELKEAEERTPRLPVYAEREFTSLQEKLQKIKEEEAVLRAKIQNAPEKKLTEEEQMKLQNILDDFSKLELYEKQKEEADKKIQELREDQKELQAGLPEDIILENTGFSQPVIQRLEDLKEQDRMLRIQENQELYSQQEKKQDKPEPVLTFPRKKMVLAALLLAALAAGIIGEWISVFVLAALGTLLFFSAKEPVAKAENEDRGNDPKFRLKKIRENLQLEIDQWCEDAGLPYGLDLHTYTYAVDCAASWMNVQKQYSRQNEISAEAKRWMNHLAASAAEWTNLTQSEPPRSHLKMLKEVWEDHKRNIKQREQHKHEQSLVQERLNEVSAERTQLEQEKYSWIKLTDEEEEFAFIQMIEQENLLRERKMQAQECRRKMNAVVPSESKRKKLLQELEAGPLTPLKEIEDHAAHLREEREKLIIQKSENENELRTMEQEGTFSELHQRYENEKAELKDLMKKWAVYEAEDEIIEQIRKIYEKEKQPHVLRKTEERFLRMTDYAYEKVGISVEAKKFILERKDGALFGVEELSTGTRELLYVALRLALIEEQKAMPVFVDEALVNMDYPRRINLWRELQIVSRKHQIIFFTCHEHIRKEWEQYMQLEKAELR; from the coding sequence ATGAAACTGGAACATATACGTATTGATTCGTTTGGGAAATGGCAGAACTGTTCCTGGGAAATGGATGGCTCCCTGCTGTTTTTTGGTCATAATGAAACCGGTAAATCGACTATCATGCAGTTTATCGAAAGCGTTCTTTTTGGGTTCAAAACGATCAACAAAGGTGCAGGTGGAGCTCTTACCTTTACCGATGCGCGTGGCAGGTGGCATTTGGAGAGGTTTCAGGGAAGGATCAAAGCCGGAGATGTCAAAGTGGCTTTAAACGGTGAGTCTTCGGATCTTAAGACATTTCTGCAGGGAATAGATACAGCAGCTTTTCGTTACATGTACCGTATTGATCTGGAACATCTGCGGTTAATGCAGGAGAGCGATCCGGAAGAAGTCAACCGGCGTCTGTTCGATACTTCTCTTACGGGGATCACTTCCTTATTTAAACATCAGGAAAAAGTACAGAAGCGTGCTCAGGACCTTTATAAACCGCGAGGCAGGAAGACAGAGATCAACCGCCTTGTAAAAGACATAGATGGCACCTCGGATCAGCTGCGGGAGTGGAACAAAAAGCTTGATCAGTATGGAATAATTCAAGAAAGAATTAAAGACTTTGAAGAACAAATTAATTCTGTAAAGGCACGGGAGGCTGAAACTGCGGAGCAGCTTAAGGAGGAAGAATCAAAAGAACTGCTGCGCCCTCTTTTAGCTGAATGGCAGGAGCTGAAAGAGGCAGAAGAAAGAACCCCTCGGCTTCCTGTTTATGCAGAAAGAGAATTTACCTCCCTTCAGGAGAAGCTTCAGAAGATCAAAGAAGAGGAAGCGGTGCTTCGGGCGAAAATACAAAATGCACCAGAGAAAAAACTTACAGAAGAAGAACAAATGAAACTGCAGAATATTTTGGATGATTTTTCCAAGTTGGAACTGTATGAAAAACAGAAGGAGGAAGCGGATAAAAAAATACAGGAACTCCGTGAAGACCAAAAGGAGCTGCAGGCTGGACTGCCTGAGGATATTATTCTTGAAAACACAGGTTTTTCCCAGCCGGTTATACAGCGTCTGGAAGATTTAAAAGAACAGGATCGAATGCTGAGAATCCAGGAAAATCAGGAGCTTTATTCTCAGCAGGAGAAAAAGCAGGATAAACCGGAGCCAGTTCTTACTTTTCCCCGCAAAAAAATGGTTTTGGCAGCCTTGCTGCTGGCAGCTCTCGCAGCTGGAATTATTGGAGAGTGGATTTCGGTGTTTGTACTGGCAGCACTCGGCACTTTGTTATTTTTTAGTGCAAAAGAGCCGGTTGCAAAAGCTGAAAATGAAGACAGAGGAAATGATCCTAAGTTCAGGCTGAAAAAAATTCGTGAAAATCTTCAATTGGAAATAGATCAGTGGTGTGAAGATGCCGGGCTTCCTTATGGGCTCGATCTTCATACTTATACTTATGCTGTGGACTGTGCAGCGAGCTGGATGAACGTGCAAAAACAGTACAGCAGACAAAATGAAATTTCTGCTGAAGCAAAGCGGTGGATGAATCATCTCGCAGCTTCTGCTGCTGAATGGACGAACCTGACGCAATCGGAGCCTCCCCGGAGTCATTTAAAAATGCTGAAGGAGGTATGGGAAGATCACAAAAGAAATATAAAACAAAGAGAACAGCATAAACATGAACAATCGCTCGTACAAGAACGCTTAAACGAAGTTTCTGCCGAAAGAACACAGTTGGAACAGGAGAAATATTCCTGGATTAAATTGACGGATGAAGAGGAAGAATTTGCTTTTATTCAGATGATTGAACAGGAGAATCTGCTCCGGGAACGTAAAATGCAAGCCCAGGAATGCCGCAGGAAGATGAATGCCGTAGTTCCTTCCGAATCAAAGAGAAAAAAACTTCTGCAAGAATTAGAAGCAGGGCCCCTTACGCCGCTCAAAGAGATCGAAGATCATGCTGCTCATCTTCGTGAAGAAAGAGAAAAGCTTATCATTCAAAAATCGGAAAACGAAAACGAACTGCGAACAATGGAACAGGAAGGAACTTTTTCCGAGCTGCACCAGAGGTATGAAAATGAAAAAGCTGAATTGAAAGACCTGATGAAAAAATGGGCTGTTTATGAAGCAGAAGATGAGATAATTGAACAGATTAGGAAAATTTACGAAAAAGAAAAGCAGCCGCATGTTTTAAGGAAAACAGAAGAAAGATTTTTGCGGATGACAGATTATGCCTATGAGAAAGTTGGAATTTCCGTAGAAGCAAAAAAGTTTATTCTTGAAAGGAAGGACGGAGCTTTATTTGGAGTGGAAGAGCTGAGCACCGGAACACGGGAGCTTCTTTACGTCGCTCTCCGGCTGGCACTGATAGAAGAACAGAAAGCCATGCCGGTATTTGTCGATGAAGCTTTGGTGAATATGGACTATCCACGCAGAATTAACCTGTGGAGGGAGTTACAAATAGTCAGCCGTAAGCACCAGATTATTTTCTTTACATGTCATGAGCATATAAGAAAAGAGTGGGAACAGTATATGCAGCTGGAGAAAGCGGAACTTAGATAA
- a CDS encoding HIT family protein has protein sequence MSDTNCIFCKIIDGDIPSAKVYEDEHVYAFLDISQVTEGHTLIIPKRHEKDIFELTEETASNLYKAVPSVAKALNKTFSPEGLNILNNNKEIAGQSVFHYHLHLLPRYGKDDGFQASWADNSRDYDADKLSSMAENISSNLS, from the coding sequence ATGTCTGATACCAACTGTATTTTCTGTAAAATAATTGACGGTGATATTCCTTCCGCTAAAGTTTACGAAGACGAACATGTATATGCTTTTCTTGACATCAGTCAGGTTACAGAAGGTCATACACTGATTATTCCCAAAAGGCATGAAAAAGATATTTTCGAATTGACGGAAGAAACAGCCTCCAATCTATACAAAGCGGTACCTTCTGTTGCTAAAGCACTAAATAAAACGTTCTCCCCTGAAGGATTAAATATTTTAAACAATAATAAGGAAATTGCAGGGCAGTCTGTTTTCCATTATCACCTCCACCTGCTTCCCCGTTATGGAAAAGACGATGGTTTTCAGGCTTCCTGGGCGGATAACAGCCGGGATTACGATGCTGACAAACTATCCTCAATGGCTGAGAACATTTCCAGTAACCTTTCTTAA
- the serC gene encoding 3-phosphoserine/phosphohydroxythreonine transaminase produces MTRAFNFNAGPGPIPEPVLTKAQQEMFNFEQSGAAVMELSHRSSLYENIHFKAIDQLRTILQVPEEFEILFLQGGATLQFSMTAQNFLPKNKKAGFVLTGSWSEKAMKEASAFGGTTVLASSRDSNYNSIPEVDFSSLPDDIAYVHLTTNNTIFGTQWPEIPARGSKPVILDMSSDILSRDIPWENVDLAYAGAQKNAGMAGVTLVFIRKSLMETADSTLPPSISYSQHADKKSLYNTPPTGAIYITKLVTDWILEIGGLDAVKKRAEEKSGILYEMIDDSGGFYSGHAEPGARSNMNVTFRLKTEELENKFLKEASEYGFMGLNGHRSVGGCRASIYNAVPVEHVHALKQFMESFQKNNS; encoded by the coding sequence ATGACAAGAGCTTTTAATTTCAACGCAGGACCTGGACCAATCCCGGAACCGGTCCTCACGAAGGCACAGCAGGAAATGTTCAATTTTGAGCAAAGTGGAGCAGCTGTAATGGAGCTCAGCCACCGCAGCAGCCTTTACGAAAATATTCATTTTAAGGCTATCGACCAGCTTCGAACAATTTTACAGGTACCTGAAGAATTCGAAATCCTCTTTCTGCAGGGCGGAGCAACCCTGCAGTTTTCGATGACTGCTCAAAATTTTCTTCCTAAAAACAAAAAAGCCGGTTTTGTTCTCACGGGTTCCTGGTCAGAAAAGGCTATGAAAGAAGCCTCAGCGTTCGGCGGTACGACGGTACTTGCTTCGAGCAGGGACAGTAATTATAACTCTATTCCCGAGGTTGATTTCAGCTCTCTTCCGGATGACATCGCTTATGTTCATCTGACAACGAATAATACGATTTTCGGAACCCAGTGGCCTGAGATTCCTGCACGTGGCAGCAAACCGGTCATACTGGATATGTCCAGTGATATTTTAAGCAGGGATATCCCCTGGGAGAACGTCGATCTTGCCTACGCTGGTGCCCAGAAAAATGCAGGCATGGCCGGGGTCACTCTTGTTTTTATTCGAAAGTCATTGATGGAAACGGCTGATAGTACCCTCCCGCCTTCCATTTCCTATTCGCAGCACGCTGATAAAAAATCTCTTTACAATACCCCTCCAACAGGAGCCATTTACATAACAAAGCTTGTGACAGACTGGATTTTAGAAATAGGCGGGCTGGACGCTGTGAAAAAAAGAGCTGAAGAAAAATCAGGGATATTATACGAAATGATAGATGATTCCGGTGGGTTTTACAGTGGGCATGCTGAGCCCGGAGCACGCTCAAATATGAACGTTACTTTTCGTTTAAAAACAGAAGAACTGGAGAATAAATTTTTAAAAGAAGCTTCTGAATACGGCTTTATGGGACTAAATGGTCATAGAAGCGTCGGTGGGTGCAGAGCTTCCATCTACAATGCTGTCCCTGTAGAACACGTTCATGCACTTAAGCAGTTTATGGAATCATTTCAAAAAAACAATTCCTGA
- a CDS encoding response regulator transcription factor — MSQFVVNLVEDEENLGKVIKAYMEKEGWEVNLFTDGKEASEHIPNQPHLWILDIMLPGMDGYQLLKSIKAQGDTPVIFISARDKDLDRVLGLELGSDDYLAKPFLPEELVIRAKKMLTRVYPPENQQKDEIGLNGYKIDPTSRTVHDGDEHIELTTKEMDLVILLTSHIGDALSRETIIEYVWGTDYFGSERAVDDVVRRVRKKLPRIHLETLYGYGYRVLSS, encoded by the coding sequence ATGAGTCAGTTTGTTGTAAATCTGGTAGAAGATGAAGAAAATCTGGGAAAAGTTATAAAAGCTTATATGGAAAAAGAAGGATGGGAAGTGAATCTCTTTACGGATGGTAAGGAAGCCTCTGAACATATTCCTAATCAGCCGCACTTATGGATTCTCGATATTATGCTTCCTGGAATGGATGGTTATCAGCTTCTCAAATCCATTAAGGCTCAGGGAGATACTCCGGTTATTTTTATTTCAGCAAGAGATAAAGACCTTGACCGGGTTCTGGGACTGGAACTTGGGAGCGACGATTATCTCGCTAAACCGTTTCTACCTGAAGAATTGGTTATTAGAGCAAAGAAAATGCTTACCCGCGTTTATCCTCCTGAGAATCAACAGAAGGATGAGATTGGTCTTAATGGCTACAAAATAGATCCAACTTCCCGCACCGTCCATGACGGAGATGAGCATATAGAACTAACCACGAAAGAGATGGACCTGGTTATTCTGCTTACTTCCCACATTGGTGATGCGTTATCCAGGGAAACGATAATAGAATATGTATGGGGAACAGACTATTTTGGTTCTGAACGGGCTGTTGATGATGTGGTCAGACGGGTTCGTAAAAAACTTCCGCGGATTCATCTGGAAACCCTTTACGGGTATGGATACCGGGTTCTGTCGTCATGA
- the yhaM gene encoding 3'-5' exoribonuclease YhaM — MKKGIDQHQIGESVEQHLLIKNAKKGIASNGKPFLTLHVTDKSGEIEAKMWGISADDEAKFVPGTVVHISGDVQDFRGMRQLRLKAIRLSASGEQVNPEDFLPSAPRGRDEMLEEVNQYLFDMQNAKLQRLTRHLFKKHQQAFSVSPAATKNHHEFVSGLLYHVLSMLELAKGIAMQYPSLNKDLLYAGIILHDMAKVRELSGPMATQYTLEGKLIGHISMMSSEIEEAAKELSIEGEEVLVLQHLILSHHAKGEWGSPKPPLVREAEILHLIDNIDAKMNMLDRALERTPAGEFTERIFAMDQRSFYKPTFTE; from the coding sequence ATGAAAAAAGGAATTGATCAGCACCAGATAGGAGAATCTGTTGAACAGCACCTGTTAATAAAAAATGCAAAAAAAGGTATCGCCAGCAATGGCAAACCATTTTTAACATTGCACGTAACTGATAAATCCGGAGAAATTGAAGCGAAAATGTGGGGGATTTCAGCAGATGACGAAGCGAAGTTTGTCCCGGGTACTGTGGTCCATATCAGTGGAGATGTTCAGGACTTCCGGGGAATGAGACAGCTTCGTCTTAAAGCTATCCGCCTTTCCGCGAGTGGAGAGCAGGTTAACCCTGAAGATTTTCTGCCTTCAGCTCCACGCGGACGGGACGAAATGCTCGAAGAAGTAAATCAATACTTATTTGATATGCAGAATGCAAAGCTGCAGCGGTTGACGCGGCATCTTTTTAAAAAACATCAGCAGGCATTTTCTGTATCTCCTGCCGCCACTAAAAACCATCACGAATTTGTATCAGGTCTGCTCTATCATGTGCTCTCTATGCTTGAACTGGCGAAAGGCATAGCCATGCAGTATCCGTCTTTGAACAAAGATCTTCTCTATGCCGGGATTATTCTTCATGATATGGCAAAAGTAAGAGAACTCTCCGGACCAATGGCGACACAATATACGCTTGAAGGAAAACTGATCGGTCATATTTCAATGATGTCTTCTGAAATAGAAGAAGCAGCAAAGGAACTTTCAATAGAAGGAGAAGAAGTGTTGGTTCTCCAGCATCTCATTTTGTCTCATCATGCGAAAGGGGAGTGGGGCAGCCCTAAACCTCCACTCGTTAGAGAAGCAGAGATTCTGCATTTAATAGATAATATAGATGCGAAAATGAATATGCTCGATCGAGCTTTAGAGAGAACACCTGCTGGAGAGTTTACTGAGCGGATTTTTGCAATGGACCAGCGATCGTTCTATAAACCGACATTTACAGAATAG
- a CDS encoding sensor histidine kinase, giving the protein MIRLNLTQRIWFSFISILLLVALLIGVIYPISLKGALTEETYRIIEQEQMRLSDPQGDYLVPPQSELDFIERREAERSVFHFFLMNQLATIEGDPVPNEVLQEMGERAQDQMTRRGRYELTYNGATLFYVVYKVYTTSGEAYHVSYMWDTYRDQMVDRLWGRLSYIMLFAGLMSLVPAFWLKHYLRQPLISLGNHFEQIADRNWKEPFYWHGDEDFEKLSNQFEKMRQNLIRYDSAQKTFMQHASHELKTPIMIVKSYAQAVKDGITPKEEIDETMNVIIEESNRMEKRVKDMLYYTKLDTLKEAPMEISDFPFGSIAYAVEQRFRVTRDDVKIIIEGDQTIIQGDKDQFRVLLENLVENALRYAVDTIILSAEEDDKSVYIHVWNNGENIPPDEVDHLFTPFRKGNKGQFGLGLAIVKRICELHYGSPSVKNEEDGVTFTMNLPKNQKYDAASAQKEDT; this is encoded by the coding sequence ATGATCCGTCTGAACCTGACGCAGAGGATTTGGTTTTCATTCATTTCTATTCTGCTGCTGGTCGCTCTACTGATTGGAGTAATCTATCCAATTTCTTTAAAAGGGGCACTCACGGAAGAAACGTACCGCATAATTGAACAGGAACAAATGCGTCTGTCCGACCCACAGGGAGATTATCTCGTCCCCCCGCAGTCGGAACTTGATTTTATTGAACGGAGGGAAGCGGAGCGCTCCGTCTTCCATTTCTTTCTCATGAATCAGCTGGCTACGATAGAAGGAGATCCTGTGCCGAATGAAGTCCTGCAGGAGATGGGAGAGCGCGCGCAGGATCAGATGACACGCCGCGGCAGATATGAACTTACTTACAATGGCGCTACGTTATTTTATGTTGTATATAAAGTTTATACTACGAGCGGGGAAGCGTATCACGTTTCCTATATGTGGGATACTTACCGGGACCAGATGGTCGACAGGCTTTGGGGCAGGCTCAGCTATATTATGTTATTCGCAGGTCTCATGAGTCTTGTACCAGCGTTTTGGCTGAAACATTACTTAAGACAGCCTCTGATCAGTTTGGGCAATCATTTTGAACAAATAGCTGACAGAAATTGGAAAGAACCTTTTTACTGGCATGGGGATGAAGACTTCGAGAAACTTTCCAACCAGTTTGAAAAAATGAGACAAAATCTCATTCGCTACGACTCTGCTCAAAAAACCTTTATGCAGCATGCTTCACATGAATTGAAAACGCCGATTATGATAGTGAAAAGCTATGCGCAGGCAGTAAAAGACGGCATTACTCCGAAAGAGGAAATCGATGAAACGATGAATGTTATCATTGAAGAATCGAATCGGATGGAGAAACGTGTAAAAGATATGCTCTATTACACGAAGCTTGATACGCTCAAAGAAGCTCCCATGGAAATCAGTGATTTCCCATTCGGATCAATCGCTTACGCGGTGGAACAAAGATTCCGGGTCACAAGGGATGACGTGAAAATTATCATTGAAGGAGACCAGACTATCATCCAGGGTGACAAGGATCAGTTTCGGGTTCTTCTTGAGAATCTTGTGGAAAATGCTTTGAGGTACGCAGTTGATACGATCATCCTTTCCGCAGAAGAAGATGATAAAAGTGTCTATATCCATGTTTGGAATAACGGAGAAAATATCCCTCCTGATGAGGTAGATCATTTATTTACTCCGTTTAGAAAAGGAAACAAGGGGCAGTTTGGCCTTGGACTTGCTATTGTAAAAAGAATTTGTGAACTGCACTATGGATCCCCTTCCGTTAAAAATGAAGAGGACGGCGTAACGTTTACAATGAACTTGCCAAAAAATCAAAAATACGATGCTGCGTCTGCTCAGAAAGAGGATACCTGA